A stretch of the Poseidonibacter parvus genome encodes the following:
- a CDS encoding exodeoxyribonuclease III translates to MKTYKFISWNVNGIRAVDKKEALKWIDEANVDLLGVQETKSQVDQIPTTIFEKEYKTLFGSQSAIKGRSGTALFTDIETTFTCTCPSVDVLDEGRINEVHFTLGDKDIAFFNVYFPNGQSKEERLVYKMEFYDRFLNHCEELKKQGKSIIVCGDVNTAHTAIDLARPKANEKTSGFLPMEREWMDKLLAAGYIDTLRHVIGDEPEHYSWWSYRANARANNVGWRIDYFYVSDDLKDNIKDAYILNDVMGSDHCPIALEIEL, encoded by the coding sequence ATGAAAACATACAAATTTATATCATGGAATGTAAACGGAATTAGAGCAGTTGATAAAAAAGAAGCATTAAAATGGATTGATGAAGCAAATGTTGATTTACTTGGAGTTCAAGAAACAAAATCTCAAGTTGATCAAATTCCTACAACAATTTTTGAAAAAGAGTATAAAACTCTTTTTGGTTCACAATCAGCAATAAAAGGTCGAAGTGGAACAGCACTTTTTACTGATATTGAAACAACTTTTACTTGTACTTGTCCAAGTGTTGATGTATTAGATGAAGGAAGAATAAACGAAGTTCATTTTACATTAGGAGATAAAGATATTGCATTTTTTAATGTATATTTTCCAAATGGACAAAGCAAAGAAGAAAGACTTGTCTATAAAATGGAATTCTACGATAGGTTTTTAAACCATTGCGAGGAATTAAAAAAACAAGGAAAATCAATCATTGTTTGTGGAGATGTAAATACAGCGCATACGGCAATTGATTTAGCACGACCAAAAGCAAATGAAAAGACATCAGGTTTCTTACCAATGGAGAGAGAATGGATGGATAAACTATTAGCCGCAGGTTATATTGATACATTAAGACATGTAATTGGTGATGAACCTGAACATTATTCGTGGTGGTCTTATAGAGCAAATGCACGAGCTAATAACGTTGGCTGGAGAATTGATTACTTTTATGTAAGTGATGATTTAAAAGACAATATTAAAGATGCATATATTCTAAATGATGTTATGGGAAGTGACCACTGCCCTATTGCTTTAGAAATAGAGTTATAA
- a CDS encoding phosphate-starvation-inducible PsiE family protein, with the protein MKRTILNFFKDKLYIEISIASVLFIIALSMDMLMDFIIYMLYFIIFLEIVRAVVNYVREERVVLSLLVDAFIILALREFIVNVVKVNKEDLPTFEALFTSSVNLNLMVLSGVIIFLLVVRFLSVKTSQRYLFGKKEVETNIEEVEHSSK; encoded by the coding sequence ATGAAACGTACAATACTTAACTTTTTTAAAGACAAATTATATATTGAAATATCAATTGCAAGTGTGTTATTTATTATTGCACTTTCTATGGATATGCTTATGGATTTTATTATCTATATGTTATATTTTATAATCTTCTTGGAAATTGTAAGAGCAGTTGTTAATTATGTCAGAGAAGAAAGAGTAGTTTTATCTTTATTAGTTGATGCGTTTATCATATTAGCTTTAAGAGAGTTTATTGTAAATGTTGTGAAAGTTAATAAAGAAGATTTACCCACTTTTGAAGCACTTTTTACAAGTTCGGTTAATTTAAACTTAATGGTTTTATCTGGTGTAATTATATTTTTATTGGTAGTTAGATTTTTATCTGTTAAAACTTCACAAAGATATTTATTTGGAAAAAAAGAAGTAGAAACAAATATAGAAGAAGTTGAACACTCTAGTAAATGA
- a CDS encoding response regulator transcription factor yields the protein MKKVLLVEDDLVLQKLINEYLEEYNYSCSAFSNPLDAIKTFKENSNDFIIAILDLGLPNMDGFDLFKKLKEIKDIPIIISTARDDIGNKIYGFELGTDDYLSKPYEPRELVLRIEAILKKHNKSNYIQIHELKIDTNKDTVFLNNKEIEFTKIEKEIFLLFIDNLNKTISREDIVNQSSLKDDTKNRTVDMHVSNIRYKIDDDSKEPKYIKSIWGIGYKFFYDN from the coding sequence ATGAAAAAAGTACTACTTGTTGAAGACGACCTAGTTTTACAAAAATTGATAAATGAATATTTGGAAGAATATAATTATTCATGTAGTGCTTTTTCAAATCCCTTAGATGCTATAAAAACCTTCAAAGAAAATTCAAATGATTTTATTATTGCTATTCTTGATTTAGGACTTCCTAATATGGATGGTTTTGATTTATTTAAGAAATTAAAAGAAATAAAAGATATCCCAATTATAATTTCAACTGCTAGAGATGATATAGGAAATAAAATCTATGGTTTTGAGCTTGGAACTGATGATTATCTTTCAAAACCTTATGAACCTAGAGAATTAGTTTTAAGAATAGAAGCTATATTAAAAAAACATAATAAATCAAACTATATTCAAATTCATGAATTAAAAATAGATACAAATAAAGATACAGTTTTTTTAAATAATAAAGAAATAGAATTTACTAAAATTGAAAAAGAAATCTTCTTATTATTTATAGATAATTTAAATAAAACTATATCAAGAGAAGATATAGTAAATCAAAGTTCACTTAAAGATGATACAAAAAATCGAACTGTAGATATGCATGTAAGTAATATCAGATATAAAATTGATGACGATTCAAAGGAACCTAAATATATAAAATCTATTTGGGGTATTGGGTATAAATTTTTTTATGACAATTAG
- a CDS encoding ADP-ribosylglycohydrolase family protein, which yields MFDRKKIEELILTSLVADAYSLGAHWVYDEKQLKENNLNWEELNNPLSVWHKDKKAGEFTHYGDQTYWLYEFLKDKDTFDENEYLKYWESKIASYNGYIDGSSRETLENIKNDVVPSGSSSTDLSIVGRITPLLLVSKTKEEFISNVEKLVKLTHNSQKSINASKFFAKVLLESLESKEIETILLELKEQSDSHIQGLISRGIASKAEDTFDTIRTFGPACDVDEGFSGIIHLLSKYSNLKDMLICNAKAGGDSSARGMIASVILMANKSIKQIPQNWLAIKVVI from the coding sequence ATGTTTGATAGAAAAAAAATAGAAGAATTAATTTTAACATCTTTAGTTGCAGATGCTTATTCATTAGGTGCACATTGGGTATATGATGAAAAGCAATTAAAAGAAAATAATCTAAACTGGGAAGAATTAAACAATCCCTTATCTGTATGGCATAAAGATAAAAAGGCAGGAGAGTTTACTCATTACGGAGACCAAACGTATTGGTTATATGAATTTTTAAAAGATAAAGATACATTTGATGAAAATGAATATTTAAAATATTGGGAAAGCAAAATTGCTTCTTATAATGGTTATATTGATGGTTCAAGTAGAGAAACATTAGAAAATATTAAAAATGATGTAGTTCCAAGTGGTTCATCATCAACTGATTTATCTATAGTTGGAAGAATTACTCCTTTACTTTTAGTTTCAAAAACAAAAGAAGAATTTATTTCAAATGTAGAAAAACTTGTAAAACTTACGCATAATTCACAAAAGTCAATTAATGCTTCAAAGTTTTTTGCTAAAGTTTTATTAGAAAGTCTTGAAAGCAAAGAAATAGAAACAATTTTACTTGAATTAAAAGAGCAAAGTGATTCACATATTCAAGGGTTGATTTCAAGAGGTATTGCCTCAAAAGCAGAAGATACGTTTGATACAATTAGAACTTTTGGTCCAGCTTGTGATGTTGATGAAGGCTTCTCTGGAATAATTCACTTGTTAAGTAAATATTCAAATTTAAAAGATATGTTAATTTGTAATGCAAAAGCAGGTGGAGATTCAAGTGCAAGAGGAATGATTGCATCAGTTATATTAATGGCTAATAAATCTATCAAACAAATTCCACAAAATTGGTTAGCAATTAAAGTAGTAATTTAA
- a CDS encoding ATP-binding protein: MTIRKRLLLTFSFILLIVAFIIGVFFYTIYNLNSSNYQQNHRYEQLIRVEKLKEFNNSFSWIVLDITTDYDKIQIVNERIKKADKLFEDLDIQKNNVIDNSESREEKKNLDLIFSYFNLMKKQIKEDLYTLVSNKHSNFDNFNKEFEQVNINTQKLLELEERFLQDKLEQTQNKRDDFLDIIKLELVILFILLFLLSFIFSSKIINRIKDKLEKLNQSVLQLFKNGDKTINVDIGENNELSEITKNLNTYLKKQSDIISSREELLRNISHELKTPIAKGKFMLQKIESTNNNEVIKDISTIFYDIEKLTSKLLEREKLNFAVLKMKKFKVSSLILESLSKLAIEDESQVTVIINNDFFIEGDFYYLTIVLKNLIDNAIKYADEFPIIIQTENNQIYIKNIASELSNDLIYYIQPFTREPNQQQGHGLGLNIVYKILELHNFTLNYKYKDSYNIFAITF, encoded by the coding sequence ATGACAATTAGAAAACGTTTACTTCTTACATTTTCATTTATTTTATTAATAGTGGCATTTATTATTGGTGTTTTTTTCTATACAATTTATAATTTAAATAGTAGTAACTACCAACAAAATCATAGGTATGAACAATTAATAAGAGTAGAAAAATTAAAAGAGTTTAATAATTCTTTTTCATGGATTGTTCTTGATATTACTACTGATTACGACAAGATACAAATTGTAAATGAAAGAATAAAAAAAGCAGATAAACTTTTTGAAGATTTAGATATTCAGAAAAATAATGTAATAGATAATTCTGAATCAAGAGAAGAGAAGAAAAATTTAGATTTAATTTTTTCATATTTTAATCTAATGAAAAAACAGATAAAAGAAGATTTATATACTCTAGTTTCAAATAAACATAGTAATTTTGACAATTTTAATAAAGAGTTTGAGCAAGTAAATATTAATACTCAAAAATTACTTGAACTAGAAGAAAGATTCTTACAAGATAAACTTGAACAGACACAAAATAAAAGAGATGATTTTCTAGATATTATAAAACTAGAACTAGTTATATTATTCATTCTTTTATTTTTGCTTAGTTTTATATTTTCTTCAAAAATCATTAATAGAATAAAAGATAAACTTGAAAAACTTAATCAAAGTGTTTTGCAATTATTTAAAAATGGTGATAAAACAATAAATGTTGATATTGGAGAAAATAATGAGCTTAGTGAAATAACAAAAAATTTAAATACTTATTTAAAAAAACAATCTGATATTATATCTTCAAGAGAAGAATTATTAAGAAATATAAGTCATGAACTAAAAACTCCTATAGCAAAAGGTAAGTTCATGCTTCAAAAAATTGAAAGTACTAATAACAATGAAGTTATTAAAGATATAAGCACAATTTTTTATGATATTGAAAAACTTACAAGTAAATTATTAGAAAGAGAAAAGTTAAATTTTGCAGTCTTAAAAATGAAGAAATTTAAAGTAAGTAGCTTAATATTAGAATCTTTATCTAAACTAGCTATTGAAGATGAATCTCAAGTAACAGTAATAATTAATAATGATTTTTTTATTGAGGGAGATTTTTATTATCTAACTATTGTACTTAAAAATTTAATTGATAATGCAATAAAATATGCAGATGAATTTCCAATTATTATACAAACAGAAAATAATCAAATTTATATAAAAAATATTGCAAGTGAGCTTTCAAATGATTTAATATATTATATTCAACCATTTACAAGAGAGCCTAACCAACAGCAAGGACATGGGTTAGGCTTAAATATTGTATATAAAATACTTGAACTTCATAATTTTACCTTAAATTATAAATATAAAGACTCATATAATATATTTGCTATAACTTTCTAA
- a CDS encoding glycoside hydrolase family 3 protein produces the protein MIKKITLLALLTTYVFSAQNDYSKEQLEKMIAKMVVLGFKGESIDKKSKIYQDIKKYDLGGVILFDKDPNNKKKIKNVKNPKQLQNLTKQLQSINKTKLFIAIDQEGGIVQRLNSKNGFMSIPKAKDVSTKGLSFAKDIYKDLGKMLNTNGVNVNFAPVVDLNINPNNTVIVKLGRSFGKDPRKVIEYSSVFIDELKKQNVVSVLKHFPGHGSSLGDSHKGFVDISNTWDAKELEPYKYFIKNNQADMIMTAHVFNKFLDPKYPATLSKNINTKLLRNKLKFKGVLVTDDLQMRAISKHYSLKQTVTLAINSGVDMLLFANQLAKPLSLEEIINTIYLQVQNKQISIKRIEVANKRINALVNKY, from the coding sequence ATGATAAAAAAAATCACATTATTAGCACTATTAACTACATATGTTTTTTCTGCACAGAATGATTATAGTAAAGAGCAATTAGAAAAGATGATTGCTAAAATGGTTGTTTTAGGTTTTAAAGGTGAAAGTATTGATAAAAAATCTAAAATATATCAAGATATTAAAAAATATGATTTAGGTGGAGTTATTCTTTTTGATAAAGATCCTAATAATAAGAAAAAAATCAAAAATGTAAAAAATCCTAAACAATTGCAAAATTTGACAAAACAACTACAAAGTATAAATAAAACTAAACTTTTTATAGCAATTGACCAAGAAGGTGGAATTGTTCAAAGATTAAATAGTAAAAATGGTTTTATGTCAATCCCAAAAGCAAAAGATGTTTCTACAAAAGGTCTTTCATTCGCCAAAGATATATATAAAGATTTAGGAAAAATGTTAAATACTAATGGTGTAAATGTAAATTTTGCACCTGTTGTTGATTTGAATATTAATCCAAATAATACTGTTATTGTAAAACTAGGGCGTTCTTTTGGAAAAGATCCTAGAAAAGTTATTGAGTATTCTTCTGTTTTTATTGATGAATTAAAAAAGCAAAATGTAGTTTCTGTTTTAAAACACTTTCCAGGGCATGGTTCATCATTAGGTGATTCACACAAAGGCTTTGTAGATATTTCAAATACTTGGGATGCAAAAGAATTAGAACCATATAAATATTTTATTAAAAATAATCAAGCTGATATGATTATGACAGCTCATGTTTTTAATAAATTTCTAGACCCAAAATATCCAGCAACATTATCCAAAAATATTAATACTAAACTATTAAGAAATAAGCTTAAATTTAAAGGTGTATTAGTTACTGATGATTTACAAATGAGAGCAATTTCAAAGCATTATAGCTTAAAACAAACTGTAACTTTAGCTATAAATTCAGGTGTTGATATGCTTTTATTTGCTAATCAATTAGCAAAACCATTAAGTTTAGAAGAGATAATAAATACTATTTATTTACAAGTACAAAACAAACAAATATCAATAAAAAGAATTGAAGTTGCAAACAAAAGAATCAATGCTCTAGTAAATAAATACTAG
- a CDS encoding cache domain-containing protein → MLNERNIKNFIVLTPLLGVILTSFILTKLFISEVKSQYKTEVQQLLIDEEIKVKEIVKNRIDNIISLLEKDYNQQIEAEKEDVKNIVDIAYNIIKNTYNKNKDKSKDLILSEINNQLRDLRFYENLSGYYFIFSDEGTTVLHPPLPHLEGINYKDYKDYKAKNTINKFINFLDKNDYGYITWEWYKPQETTIKQKIGYLKKFKPLNIFVGSAKYNEDVEEHVKNKLQELLNTITYDKNNYIFAYDKLGNTISHIKKELIGKNRFNLSVEGRLLIQEIINTAFNTKGSYISYLATINPLTKQPSEKISYIKLFKKTNWAIGTGMYNSIMLNNIKKKQLLMKENLDYTISKVIEYSFLITIFSMIIMTLISRKVGNIINIYKNDLKEINNTLEIKVKNRTKELENSKNKLKEMALRDPLTNLYNRRYFEHTIEKLISLAIRRKEKLCLLMLDIDKFKNINDTYGHDIGDEVLKKLADNLLELLRNSDVITRIGGEEFAIVFPNTPIEAGYQTADKIRKVIENLKIEVKKDILINFTVSIGITLFDENKDKDVHSLLKRADIALYEAKDSGRNKVVIFNEKK, encoded by the coding sequence ATGTTAAATGAACGAAATATAAAAAACTTTATTGTTTTAACTCCTCTACTTGGTGTTATATTAACATCATTTATTCTTACAAAGCTTTTTATATCTGAAGTAAAGTCTCAATATAAAACAGAAGTTCAACAATTATTAATTGACGAAGAAATAAAAGTAAAAGAAATAGTTAAAAATAGAATAGATAATATTATAAGTCTTTTAGAAAAAGATTACAATCAACAAATAGAAGCAGAAAAAGAAGATGTTAAAAATATTGTTGACATTGCTTATAATATAATCAAAAATACCTATAATAAAAATAAAGATAAAAGCAAAGACCTTATTCTCTCAGAAATCAATAATCAATTAAGAGATCTTAGATTTTATGAAAATTTATCTGGTTATTATTTTATTTTCTCAGATGAAGGCACTACCGTTTTACATCCACCCTTACCTCACTTAGAAGGTATAAACTATAAAGATTATAAAGATTATAAAGCAAAAAATACAATAAATAAGTTTATAAATTTTTTAGATAAAAATGATTATGGTTATATAACTTGGGAATGGTATAAACCACAAGAAACAACTATAAAACAAAAGATTGGATATTTGAAAAAATTTAAACCTTTAAATATTTTTGTAGGTAGTGCAAAATACAATGAAGATGTAGAAGAACATGTAAAAAACAAATTACAAGAATTATTAAATACTATTACTTATGACAAAAATAATTATATTTTTGCTTATGATAAATTAGGAAACACTATTTCTCATATTAAAAAAGAGTTAATTGGTAAAAATAGATTTAATTTATCTGTTGAAGGTAGGTTATTAATACAAGAAATTATTAATACTGCATTTAATACAAAAGGTTCATATATCAGTTATTTAGCTACGATTAATCCTCTTACAAAACAACCTTCTGAAAAAATTTCTTATATTAAATTGTTTAAAAAAACTAACTGGGCTATTGGTACTGGTATGTACAATAGTATTATGCTTAATAATATAAAAAAGAAACAATTATTAATGAAGGAAAACTTAGATTACACTATTTCAAAAGTTATTGAATATTCATTTTTAATTACAATTTTTAGTATGATCATAATGACTCTAATTTCGAGAAAAGTCGGAAATATAATTAATATCTATAAAAATGACTTAAAAGAAATAAATAATACATTGGAAATAAAAGTAAAGAATAGAACAAAAGAACTTGAAAATTCAAAAAATAAATTAAAAGAAATGGCATTAAGAGATCCTCTGACAAATCTTTATAATAGACGTTATTTTGAACATACTATAGAAAAATTAATCTCCTTAGCAATTAGGAGAAAAGAAAAACTTTGTCTTCTTATGTTGGATATAGATAAGTTTAAAAATATTAATGATACTTATGGTCATGATATTGGAGATGAAGTATTAAAAAAACTTGCAGACAACTTATTAGAGTTATTAAGAAACAGTGATGTTATTACAAGAATTGGAGGAGAAGAATTTGCTATTGTTTTTCCTAATACACCAATTGAAGCAGGATATCAAACTGCTGATAAAATAAGAAAAGTAATTGAGAATCTTAAAATTGAAGTAAAAAAAGATATTTTAATTAATTTTACTGTAAGTATTGGAATTACACTTTTTGATGAAAATAAAGATAAAGATGTACATAGTTTATTAAAAAGAGCTGACATTGCATTATATGAGGCAAAAGATAGTGGTCGAAATAAAGTAGTTATTTTTAATGAAAAGAAATAG
- a CDS encoding cytochrome-c peroxidase: MKIIKTLSICALSASVMFASSSLLTKAKESGFKAIPTNNAELLKLIDDKENPLTAEKIELGKKLYFDPRVSKSGIISCNTCHNLGLGGVDGVPAAVGHKWTANPHHLNSPTVYNSVFFKSQFWDGRSPHLADQAKGPIEAGPEMAAPASLVEKRITSIPEYVKEFNVAYGKDAKIDFDLISSTISLFEKTLVTPAPFDDYLHGNENALNDAQKKGLNTFIDKGCASCHNGIAIGGTMQPFELAAKYKFASVGDFAGNEQGMVKTPTLRNITETAPYYHNGQIWSLNEAIKEMGSVQLGITITDQEADEIKDFLASLKGKKPVITYPQLPESTLDTPKPDFN, translated from the coding sequence ATGAAAATAATTAAAACTCTCTCAATTTGTGCACTTAGTGCTAGTGTTATGTTTGCAAGTAGTTCTTTACTTACAAAAGCAAAAGAAAGTGGCTTTAAAGCAATTCCAACAAACAATGCTGAACTTTTAAAGTTAATTGATGATAAAGAAAATCCATTAACTGCAGAAAAAATTGAACTAGGTAAAAAACTTTATTTTGATCCTCGTGTATCAAAAAGTGGAATTATTTCATGTAATACATGTCATAACCTAGGACTTGGTGGTGTCGATGGTGTTCCAGCTGCTGTGGGACATAAATGGACTGCAAATCCTCATCACTTAAACTCTCCAACAGTTTATAATTCAGTATTCTTTAAATCACAGTTTTGGGATGGAAGAAGTCCTCACTTAGCTGACCAAGCAAAAGGACCAATTGAAGCAGGACCTGAAATGGCTGCGCCTGCATCATTAGTTGAAAAAAGAATTACGTCAATTCCAGAGTATGTAAAAGAATTCAATGTTGCTTATGGTAAAGATGCAAAAATTGATTTTGATTTAATTTCATCAACAATATCTTTATTTGAAAAAACACTTGTTACTCCTGCACCTTTTGATGATTATTTACATGGTAATGAAAATGCTTTAAATGATGCACAGAAAAAAGGTTTAAATACATTTATTGATAAAGGTTGTGCTTCATGTCACAATGGTATTGCAATTGGTGGAACTATGCAACCTTTTGAATTAGCAGCAAAATACAAATTTGCTTCAGTAGGTGATTTTGCAGGAAATGAGCAAGGGATGGTAAAAACACCAACTTTAAGAAATATTACAGAAACAGCACCATATTACCATAATGGACAAATCTGGTCGTTAAATGAAGCTATTAAAGAAATGGGTTCAGTTCAATTAGGAATAACTATTACAGATCAAGAAGCAGATGAAATTAAAGATTTCTTAGCTTCATTAAAAGGTAAAAAACCGGTAATTACTTATCCACAATTACCAGAATCAACTTTAGATACACCAAAACCTGACTTTAATTAA
- a CDS encoding radical SAM protein: MIEYNQPLYRPPAEANSVIIQVTLGCSFNKCTFCTMYESKDYKVRKLEDVFKDIDTMASFYQDSVKMFLADGDALNMETNHLIKILDYAYLKFPKLRRVSVYASAFNLNDKSLEELKLLKEKGLNLIYYGIESGSYEVLKKIQKPISQIKMIDSLNKAYQAGLKTSVTVILGLAGKKYSFEHIKETANIINQVKVTYLSTLQLMLEEGRYQKFIKNFDGGFKMLNEKEMLEEQKSFLEQLNPSNKVIFRSNHVSNSLALAGTIPKDKTRLIEELSFILKSL, from the coding sequence ATGATAGAGTATAACCAACCTCTTTATAGACCTCCTGCAGAAGCTAATTCAGTTATCATACAAGTTACATTAGGATGCAGTTTTAATAAATGCACCTTTTGTACTATGTATGAATCTAAAGATTACAAAGTAAGAAAACTAGAAGATGTTTTTAAAGATATTGATACCATGGCTTCATTTTATCAAGATAGTGTAAAAATGTTTTTAGCTGATGGTGATGCTCTTAATATGGAAACAAATCATTTAATAAAAATACTAGATTACGCATATTTGAAATTTCCTAAATTAAGACGAGTTTCTGTTTATGCTTCGGCTTTTAATTTAAATGATAAATCACTTGAAGAGTTAAAACTATTAAAGGAAAAGGGTTTAAACTTAATTTATTATGGAATTGAAAGTGGATCTTATGAAGTATTAAAAAAAATACAAAAACCAATTTCACAAATAAAAATGATTGATAGTTTAAATAAAGCCTATCAAGCAGGATTAAAAACCTCTGTTACTGTAATATTAGGATTAGCAGGTAAAAAATACTCCTTTGAGCATATTAAAGAAACTGCAAATATTATAAACCAGGTTAAAGTTACATATCTTTCTACTTTACAATTAATGTTAGAAGAGGGCAGATATCAAAAGTTTATAAAAAATTTTGATGGAGGTTTTAAAATGTTAAATGAAAAAGAAATGCTAGAAGAACAAAAAAGCTTTTTAGAGCAGTTAAATCCTTCTAATAAAGTGATTTTTAGATCAAACCATGTTTCAAATTCTTTAGCCCTTGCAGGAACAATACCAAAAGATAAAACAAGATTAATAGAAGAACTTAGTTTTATTTTAAAAAGTCTTTGA
- a CDS encoding DUF4139 domain-containing protein → MKKINIVVSSIVLSTVAYANINIQSLDIYKNKTFVNQELNTTQNSVDLIGKVRFEDIRFLNNGNCKVSNVSVVSENYSSDSLSSQIAEYQQKVAFKSNEITSVKNSLEHLNSIRFEKGAVNLKNIKEVSTYTKNEIEANYNLIYKLQLELKKYDQELAKLKNKKNTSVYSKLNYDASCSSNSKILVSYPSYNISKNSFYEIDVNSKEKNLEIKNKSFITQSSGFDFENIDINMYTYNYSNAVNPQIFRANYLDIKPVLLRKNVQADVAMMEMAAPMMKSKSVRAMPSFSYNETTTKAFFKASHIDLKSGIKNAVTFSNDKFKIKNKIEIDGYSSSNAFYKVDFKSDKLYSTQNTKLYLDGTYIGQSYIREIKKDKETSLYLGINSFIDVKKDLIKDMKEKPFFSQSKIKTEKSWKYVITNNSNEEKTITLIERIPVSKHEDIKVSLISNTNYTKKEDNGKISYDITLKPSEEKTIDFGYIVEKPYKK, encoded by the coding sequence ATGAAAAAAATAAATATAGTAGTATCGTCTATAGTTTTAAGTACAGTTGCATATGCGAATATAAATATTCAAAGTTTAGATATTTATAAAAACAAAACTTTTGTAAATCAAGAATTAAACACAACACAAAATAGTGTTGATTTAATAGGAAAAGTTAGATTTGAAGATATAAGATTCTTAAATAATGGAAATTGTAAAGTATCAAATGTATCTGTTGTAAGTGAAAACTATTCAAGTGATAGTTTATCTTCACAAATTGCAGAATATCAACAGAAAGTTGCTTTTAAAAGCAATGAGATAACAAGTGTAAAAAATAGTTTAGAGCATTTAAATTCAATTAGATTTGAAAAAGGTGCAGTGAATTTAAAAAATATTAAAGAAGTTTCTACTTACACAAAAAATGAAATAGAAGCAAATTATAATTTAATATATAAACTACAATTAGAATTAAAAAAATATGATCAAGAACTAGCAAAATTAAAAAATAAGAAAAACACTAGTGTTTATTCAAAATTAAATTATGATGCAAGTTGTTCAAGTAATTCAAAGATTTTAGTTTCATATCCAAGTTATAATATATCAAAAAATAGTTTTTATGAAATAGATGTAAACTCAAAAGAAAAAAACTTAGAAATTAAAAACAAATCTTTTATTACTCAAAGTTCAGGTTTTGATTTTGAAAATATTGATATAAATATGTATACATACAATTATTCAAATGCAGTTAATCCTCAAATATTTAGAGCAAATTACTTAGATATAAAACCAGTTCTTTTAAGAAAAAATGTACAAGCTGATGTAGCTATGATGGAAATGGCAGCACCAATGATGAAAAGTAAAAGTGTTAGAGCAATGCCTAGTTTTTCATATAATGAAACTACAACTAAAGCTTTTTTCAAAGCTTCTCATATTGATTTAAAAAGTGGAATTAAAAATGCAGTAACTTTTTCTAATGATAAATTTAAAATAAAAAATAAAATTGAAATAGATGGATATTCAAGTTCAAATGCATTTTATAAAGTAGATTTTAAAAGTGATAAATTATATAGTACTCAAAATACAAAACTTTACTTAGATGGTACGTATATAGGTCAATCTTATATTAGAGAAATAAAGAAAGATAAAGAGACATCACTTTATTTAGGAATAAATAGTTTTATTGATGTGAAAAAAGATTTAATAAAAGATATGAAAGAAAAACCATTTTTTTCACAGTCAAAAATTAAAACTGAAAAGTCATGGAAATATGTAATTACTAATAATTCAAATGAAGAAAAAACTATTACCTTAATTGAAAGAATTCCTGTTAGTAAACATGAAGATATAAAAGTTTCTTTAATTTCTAACACTAACTACACAAAAAAAGAAGATAATGGTAAAATAAGCTATGATATAACTTTAAAACCAAGTGAAGAAAAAACAATTGATTTTGGATATATTGTAGAAAAACCTTATAAAAAATAA